The following coding sequences are from one Onychomys torridus chromosome 14, mOncTor1.1, whole genome shotgun sequence window:
- the Rpl10l gene encoding 60S ribosomal protein L10-like isoform X1, translating to MGRRPARCYRYCKNKPYPKSRFCRGVPDAKIRIFDLGRKKAKVDEFPLCGHMVSDEYEQLSSEALEAARICANKYMVKSCGKDGFHIRVRLHPFHVIRINKMLSCAGADRLQTGMRGAFGKPQGTVARVHIGQVIMSIRTKLQNKEHVIEALRRAKFKFPGRQKIHISKKWGFTKFNADEFEDKVAAKRLIPDGCGVKYIPERGPLDKWRALHS from the coding sequence ATGGGTCGCCGCCCCGCTCGCTGTTACCGGTACTGTAAGAACAAGCCGTACCCCAAGTCCCGTTTCTGCCGAGGGGTCCCCGACGCGAAGATCCGCATCTTTGACCTGGGTCGGAAGAAGGCGAAGGTGGACGAGTTCCCGCTCTGTGGCCACATGGTGTCGGACGAGTACGAGCAGCTGTCGTCCGAAGCCCTGGAGGCCGCCCGCATCTGCGCCAACAAGTACATGGTCAAGAGCTGTGGCAAGGACGGCTTCCACATCCGAGTGCGGCTGCATCCCTTCCACGTCATCCGCATCAACAAGATGCTGTCCTGCGCGGGCGCCGACCGCCTCCAGACCGGCATGCGGGGCGCCTTTGGGAAACCGCAGGGCACCGTGGCGAGGGTCCACATCGGCCAGGTCATCATGTCCATCCGCACCAAGCTGCAGAACAAGGAGCACGTGATCGAGGCCCTGCGCAGAGCCAAGTTCAAGTTCCCGGGCCGCCAGAAAATACACATCTCCAAGAAGTGGGGCTTCACCAAGTTCAACGCCGATGAATTTGAAGACAAGGTGGCGGCGAAGCGCCTCATCCCTGATGGCTGCGGAGTCAAATACATCCCCGAACGTGGACCCCTGGACAAGTGGCGGGCCCTGCATTCCTGA
- the Rpl10l gene encoding 60S ribosomal protein L10-like isoform X2 — translation MGRRPARCYRYCKNKPYPKSRFCRGVPDAKIRIFDLALEAARICANKYMVKSCGKDGFHIRVRLHPFHVIRINKMLSCAGADRLQTGMRGAFGKPQGTVARVHIGQVIMSIRTKLQNKEHVIEALRRAKFKFPGRQKIHISKKWGFTKFNADEFEDKVAAKRLIPDGCGVKYIPERGPLDKWRALHS, via the exons ATGGGTCGCCGCCCCGCTCGCTGTTACCGGTACTGTAAGAACAAGCCGTACCCCAAGTCCCGTTTCTGCCGAGGGGTCCCCGACGCGAAGATCCGCATCTTTGACCTGG CCCTGGAGGCCGCCCGCATCTGCGCCAACAAGTACATGGTCAAGAGCTGTGGCAAGGACGGCTTCCACATCCGAGTGCGGCTGCATCCCTTCCACGTCATCCGCATCAACAAGATGCTGTCCTGCGCGGGCGCCGACCGCCTCCAGACCGGCATGCGGGGCGCCTTTGGGAAACCGCAGGGCACCGTGGCGAGGGTCCACATCGGCCAGGTCATCATGTCCATCCGCACCAAGCTGCAGAACAAGGAGCACGTGATCGAGGCCCTGCGCAGAGCCAAGTTCAAGTTCCCGGGCCGCCAGAAAATACACATCTCCAAGAAGTGGGGCTTCACCAAGTTCAACGCCGATGAATTTGAAGACAAGGTGGCGGCGAAGCGCCTCATCCCTGATGGCTGCGGAGTCAAATACATCCCCGAACGTGGACCCCTGGACAAGTGGCGGGCCCTGCATTCCTGA